One Sus scrofa isolate TJ Tabasco breed Duroc chromosome 1, Sscrofa11.1, whole genome shotgun sequence DNA segment encodes these proteins:
- the LTK gene encoding leukocyte tyrosine kinase receptor isoform X1, whose protein sequence is MEVSPVSVCSEPRTIVPLERSMRNRDIASRNCLLNCSGPTQVAKMGDFKMARDTYRLGLSGCCSGRPSHWATSPTLGAPIRKCWTLSQRGQKDSPRGCPGLCEYGVLPRVGGLSQPWAGMNFASPQVPYTSPSSVGSTSLNSTHFSSISEHLPRCTQDSDVLNSPLPMELGPILKEEGTEQPIFEGPKIPTDPGMSVECIKELRRKPP, encoded by the exons atggaggtttccccAGTCAGTGTTTGCTCAG AACCCCGGACCATTGTGCCTTTGGAGAGGTCTATGAGGAACAG GGATATTGCCTCCAGGAACTGCCTGCTAAACTGCAGTGGACCCACCCAAGTGGCCAAGATGGGGGACTTCAAGATGGCAAGAGATACCTACAG GTTAGGTCTTTCAGGGTGCTGCTCTGGGAGACCTTCTCACTGGGCTACAAGCCCTACCCTGGGTGCACCAATCAGGAAGTGCTGGACTTTGTCTCAAAGGGGACAGAAGGACTCTCCCAGGGGCTGTCCAGGCCTGTGTGAGTATGGAGTGCTGCCTCGGGTGGGAGGTCTTTCACAGCCATGGGCAGGCATGAACTTTGCCTCTCCTCAGGTACCATACACATCACCATCCAGTGTTGGCAGCACCAGCTTGAACTCCACCCATTTTTCCAGCATCTCGGAGCACCTTCCACGCTGCACTCAG GACTCTGATGTGCTGAATTCACCCCTTCCGATGGAACTGGGGCCCATCCTAAAGGAGGAAGGGACTGAGCAGCCCATCTTTGAGGGGCCCAAGATTCCCACAGACCCGGGAATGAGTGTGGAGTGCATAAAAGAGCTGAGGAGGAAGCCTCCTTAG
- the LTK gene encoding leukocyte tyrosine kinase receptor isoform X2, with amino-acid sequence MEVSPVSVCSEPRTIVPLERSMRNRDIASRNCLLNCSGPTQVAKMGDFKMARDTYRLGLSGCCSGRPSHWATSPTLGAPIRKCWTLSQRGQKDSPRGCPGLCTIHITIQCWQHQLELHPFFQHLGAPSTLHSGVPPDLP; translated from the exons atggaggtttccccAGTCAGTGTTTGCTCAG AACCCCGGACCATTGTGCCTTTGGAGAGGTCTATGAGGAACAG GGATATTGCCTCCAGGAACTGCCTGCTAAACTGCAGTGGACCCACCCAAGTGGCCAAGATGGGGGACTTCAAGATGGCAAGAGATACCTACAG GTTAGGTCTTTCAGGGTGCTGCTCTGGGAGACCTTCTCACTGGGCTACAAGCCCTACCCTGGGTGCACCAATCAGGAAGTGCTGGACTTTGTCTCAAAGGGGACAGAAGGACTCTCCCAGGGGCTGTCCAGGCCTGT GTACCATACACATCACCATCCAGTGTTGGCAGCACCAGCTTGAACTCCACCCATTTTTCCAGCATCTCGGAGCACCTTCCACGCTGCACTCAGGTGTGCCCCCTGACCTGCCCTGA